GATGTCCAGTCCCTGCACTCCGATCCCTTTGAGCCTGTCAGTGACGGACTTGGAGATCCCTGCACCGGTCTCCTTGACCATGACCGGACCCTTCCTGGCGAGGTTGCGTATGGATTCGTAGCATCCGTCGAAGTTCGTGTCGCCCTCGGGCTGAACGATCTCCTGGAGGGGGTTGAGATGCACGGCTAGGATGTCTGCGTCGATGAGCTCTATCGCGCTCTCGATCATATCGTCGGTGTACTTCGCACCCTTCTCCTGGTCTATGAGCTGGACGGCACCGATGTTCCCTATCATGAGGGGCACATCGTAGTCCTTGACGACGGAGTAGCTGCTGGGTGCGGAACCCATGACTCCAGCGCGCTCGCTTCCCACACCCATACCGATCCCCAGCTCGGCGCAGGCCTCTGCGATGTTCTTGTTGATCTTCTTCGCTCCGGTGAAACCGCCGGTTATCGCGGTGACGATCAGCGGCGCCTCTAGCTTCTTGCCGAACAGCGTGCATGACGTATCCACGTCTGATGCGTTGATCTCCGGCAGCGCGTTGTGGATGAGCCTGATGTCATCCCAGTAGCAGTAGCCGGGTGCGACGCGTTCGTTCATGCATATCCTGATGTGATCCGCTTTCCTGTCCTTGATTGTCATGATATCACGGCCTAACCTTGGTGCAGGGGACTTCCTCCCCCTTGAGCAGCGCCTCGAGCCTGCCGGGCACCGTACCGTTGACGAGGATGCACTCTCCGTCATCCCCGCACATTCTGATCATCTCTTCCACTTTGCCCTTGATGCCGCCAGTGACGTCCGCCACGGACAGCTCCGAGTCCAACTTATCGAGCATGCTGCTGTCGGCATACTCTATCAGCTTGGCGTTCTGATCCTTCTTCGGATCCGCTGTGTAGAGGCCGTCGACATCCGATACGAAGACTATCTTCGACGGCTTGAAGATGTCCGCTATTACCTCCATGGCCTGGTCCCCGGAACAGATGGCGAAACCGTAGGACCGGTCAGCCACGACGTCTCCAAACAGGACAGGCATGATGCCTATGTGGGCCAGTGCCTTTAATGCCTCGGGCTCGTTGACGATGAGCCTTCCCTTGTCCATGACGAAGCAGGATCCCGGAGGGACCGAGACCGCAGGAAGACCGACCTTGATGAGCTCTTGTGTCACCATGGCGCTCAGATCCCTGACGTCGTGCTGAACCTGTGCCACGGCAGGGATCTGTCCGAAGTCCTTCAGTCCGTACTGAAGGGAGTACTTCTTGGCGATCATGTGGCCGAATGAACCGGCCCCGTGGACGATCATCACACCTACGCCAGCCGAAGCGATCTCCTTGCAAAGCCTAGCAGTCTGCTCCTGTTTGAAGGATCTGTACTGGGCCTTGTCGGTAATCACGCTTCCGCCGAGCTTGATAAGTATCATCGTCTCGTGGATTGGTCTTCTTTATAATAAGATAGGCGGTCGCTATTGTCGAAAGAAATCGAGACTCCCGTCCACAGGATTAGAGAAGAAAAGTGGTTGACAGCGTGCCTGAGTTCCCGTACGCTTGCGCAATACAGTACAGACAGGTACGCGGGAGGGCTTTACTGCCGGGTTCGGAATGGGACCGGGTGTGACTCCTCCGCTATGGCCGTCATACCAATACGGAGGATAGGAGAGAAGTATATAACATTTGCTGGGCACCGATTGACGGGGTAAGGCCCCCGTGCGTAGGAGGACGCCCGGGTGCCTTATTTCGGGAGCCGTACCAATAGGCAAGCAATACGGGTCCCGAACGATTCTGTCATATCATATTACTATTTAGCAGGGGTAGGAAAAGAAGTCCACAATAATGAACATCTGGATGGAGTTCCCTTGACACAAAATTGTCGAGTTGGAGGGATTTAGAGGGGTTGCCCCCCCCCAGGAGGATGAGGGGAGCTGTTGGGGTTTATAGGTGATCTCAGAGACCGTAGTTCTTGAGGTTGTAGTTGGGGACGATCTCCTTGTACTCCTTGTGGGCCCACTCGGTGAACTTGTCAGTGTCCTCGGGAAGGGCGGTGAGCTTCTTGTGGATATCCTGGAGTGTCTCCAACTGCTTGACGGTGAGGCCAAGCTCCTTGGATTCGTATCCCTTGAGCAGTATCTCGGCAGCCTTGATTCCGGCCGCCCTTGATCTGAGGTAGAGGTCGTTTCCGTTCTCGGCGATGGCCTTTCCGATCTCCCAGGCGTGGTCGTATGCGAGGATGTATCCCTCGGGTCCTCTGTATCTGTCAGCGTACATGTACAGGTCCCTGAGGGTCTTCTCCTGCTTGAGCTGGATGGCGGTGTTCATCAGAGCGGCTTCGTATCCGATGGATCCGAACCAGCACTGGACGGATGTTCCTCCGAACTCGGGGTGGTACTCGACGGACTCGTTGGACCAGAGGTCGCAGCACTGAGCGATGAGGTTACCCTGCAGATCGCAGTGTGCGCACTGGCAGTTCTTTCCCTCCTGTGTGGTGGGCTTTCCTGCGATGGCCTTGACGATAGGGCCTTCGTAACCGCAGTCCTTGTCGGGTCCGAGGGCTCCGCACTCCCAGGCACACAGGGTCCTGGCGGATGCGATTGCACGGGTGACGGCGGAGAAGGTCCTCTGGACGTCCTGATCCATCATTCCTCCGGCCATGAACATGGAAACGTTCGCTCCGGAACAGTTGGTGTCTCCACCAGGTGTGCAGTGGTTCCTCTTTGCGATGTCGACCATCTGCTCCCAGGTCCAGGTCATGTCGATGGATCCGAGGTATCCGACACCGTATAGGAAAGCGACGATGTCTCCGTTGGTGACGGCGTAGTCTGCGAACTCCTTTCCTCCGACTGACTCGACGGACAGGTTGTCGGCTCCGTTCTCGCATGCGATGTCGCAGCACTCGAAGAACTTCTCGGGGTATGCGTGGACGGTGTCCATCCCGGGCCTGAGTCCGTGGTCGGCCTCACGCTGATCGGGGATGGTCTGTCTCGTACCGCAGTTGAGTCCGTACTCCTCATGGTATTTCTCGCACATCTCCTCCTGGCCCGCGACGACGGGTGCGGAGAGCTTGGCCTGGTTCATCTGGGAGACCCACTCGGTCTCCAGCTGGACGTTGGGGAATCCGACGGTGACAGCCCTGTCGAGGATGTCCTTTGTGATGTAATCTACATACTCCTTCCTGAGCTTCTCGGGGTCCTTCTCGGTTCCGGGCCTGGGGGCGTAGTTGATCTCAGGGACGACGTATCCTGCGCCGAGCTTCAGACCGAATCCGTAGGATACGGGGTGCTTAGAGTGCCCCATTACCATGTCGTCTGCGCTCTCGTATGCC
The nucleotide sequence above comes from Methanomassiliicoccales archaeon LGM-RCC1. Encoded proteins:
- the fni gene encoding type 2 isopentenyl-diphosphate Delta-isomerase, encoding MTIKDRKADHIRICMNERVAPGYCYWDDIRLIHNALPEINASDVDTSCTLFGKKLEAPLIVTAITGGFTGAKKINKNIAEACAELGIGMGVGSERAGVMGSAPSSYSVVKDYDVPLMIGNIGAVQLIDQEKGAKYTDDMIESAIELIDADILAVHLNPLQEIVQPEGDTNFDGCYESIRNLARKGPVMVKETGAGISKSVTDRLKGIGVQGLDISGMGGTSFSAVEFYRALETEDPVRTSLGDTFFDWGIPSPVSLSQCAECGMQLISSGGILDGIHVASSIAMGADAAGVANVILKEASESADAVKEKLNIIIQELKAAMLLTGSKNLKQLSKARYVVLGETKEWMDQI
- a CDS encoding methanol--corrinoid methyltransferase → MAVTRYTSMAYESADDMVMGHSKHPVSYGFGLKLGAGYVVPEINYAPRPGTEKDPEKLRKEYVDYITKDILDRAVTVGFPNVQLETEWVSQMNQAKLSAPVVAGQEEMCEKYHEEYGLNCGTRQTIPDQREADHGLRPGMDTVHAYPEKFFECCDIACENGADNLSVESVGGKEFADYAVTNGDIVAFLYGVGYLGSIDMTWTWEQMVDIAKRNHCTPGGDTNCSGANVSMFMAGGMMDQDVQRTFSAVTRAIASARTLCAWECGALGPDKDCGYEGPIVKAIAGKPTTQEGKNCQCAHCDLQGNLIAQCCDLWSNESVEYHPEFGGTSVQCWFGSIGYEAALMNTAIQLKQEKTLRDLYMYADRYRGPEGYILAYDHAWEIGKAIAENGNDLYLRSRAAGIKAAEILLKGYESKELGLTVKQLETLQDIHKKLTALPEDTDKFTEWAHKEYKEIVPNYNLKNYGL
- a CDS encoding isopentenyl phosphate kinase, translating into MILIKLGGSVITDKAQYRSFKQEQTARLCKEIASAGVGVMIVHGAGSFGHMIAKKYSLQYGLKDFGQIPAVAQVQHDVRDLSAMVTQELIKVGLPAVSVPPGSCFVMDKGRLIVNEPEALKALAHIGIMPVLFGDVVADRSYGFAICSGDQAMEVIADIFKPSKIVFVSDVDGLYTADPKKDQNAKLIEYADSSMLDKLDSELSVADVTGGIKGKVEEMIRMCGDDGECILVNGTVPGRLEALLKGEEVPCTKVRP